In Drosophila yakuba strain Tai18E2 chromosome 2R, Prin_Dyak_Tai18E2_2.1, whole genome shotgun sequence, a single genomic region encodes these proteins:
- the LOC6530162 gene encoding uncharacterized protein LOC6530162, translating to MSAFKVAYACRYCGNIVSYKSAKVNETPYDLLLSRTFNLIQEDKIRETNGEQFQNLHCSKCRMELGLLCLQSEKNAQLKGLSLLEKVHLVVYDSYEVPFEIA from the coding sequence ATGTCTGCCTTTAAAGTTGCTTACGCGTGTCGTTACTGTGGCAATATCGTCAGTTACAAGAGTGCCAAAGTGAATGAGACGCCCTACGACCTGCTCCTGAGCAGGACCTTCAACCTGATCCAAGAGGATAAGATCCGGGAGACGAATGGGGAGCAGTTTCAGAACCTGCACTGTTCCAAGTGCCGCATGGAACTGGGTCTGCTATGCTTGCAGAGCGAGAAGAATGCCCAACTAAAAGGACTTTCGCTGCTGGAGAAGGTTCATCTGGTGGTGTACGACTCGTACGAGGTGCCATTCGAAATAGCATGA
- the LOC6530163 gene encoding uncharacterized protein LOC6530163 — MQFFIALTLILVFSLDTTNGSCEGSLDLENGRFFTRSNNLVIFQCNRGFVLQGNSIHTCDRDGRLREKKPFCARRGCEKPEDPTNGYVLDNPLKAEIVCLDGFVLYGSRTAFCDGDKWSTQLGACRRSNHTMDHSCDFESEDQCGWSAEETIWLPWKRISAVTDFHHPSTGPRYDHTIGNSSGGHYMRMETQIEAYGSYHFLSPIYPRSLCLNAACCFRFHYFMFGAGVDSLVVSVKPASLQVDDMWNSFRSNSSKFEITGSQGTHWLEHTITIDKMHEDFQVVFTATDARSQFGDIAIDDVKLMTGSECGVGGYTTTTTTSTTEPASSGMSSSEEPLVYDMMSCSFRCESVSPGSPLFSVDGIIMSCGCDDSCILNNNCCPNYFEKCVKGLDIGSNVILNSATTSTTPRSRNTTTSKVSSISVTTTRGSTTPRTITNSTTLPRTQISTKKLLTTLETSTGRTTPTRNPRLPEPSTVSSQHITETTTTDRSRKDYQQDNAGQMDMSINVPHPALIVMYLLIGVILVIVVANLKQLCKILSKSSSRNNEKVVSFKRAFEGLRKPRGMSQNYTGMDQHLCSALDEDLDYFEDMDMNIRMVTDL, encoded by the exons ATGCAATTTTTTATTGCGCTGACATTGATTTTAGTCTTCAGTTTGGATACCACAAATGGAAGCTGTGAGGGATCTTTGGATTTGGAAAATGGACGGTTCTTCACTCGATCAAACAACTTAGTGATTTTCCAATGCAATCGGGGATTTGTCTTGCAAGGAAACTCAATACACACCTGCGATCGGGATGGTCGCCTGCGCGAGAAGAAACCATTTTGTGCCA ggCGAGGATGCGAAAAGCCTGAGGATCCTACAAACGGATATGTTTTGGATAATCCCTTGAAGGCGGAAATCGTGTGTTTGGACGGTTTCGTTCTGTATGGTAGTCGCACTGCCTTCTGCGATGGAGATAAGTGGAGCACGCAGTTGGGAGCTTGCCGGAGGAGCAACCACACAATGGACCACTCCTGCGACTTCGAGAGCGAGGACCAGTGCGGCTGGTCAGCGGAGGAGACCATCTGGTTACCCTGGAAGAGGATCAGTGCGGTGACCGACTTTCACCACCCCAGCACGGGACCCCGATACGATCACACCATCGGGAACAGTTCAGGTGGACACTATATGCGCATGGAGACCCAGATCGAAGCTTATGGCAGCTATCACTTCTTATCACCGATCTATCCGAGATCCCTCTGTTTGAATGCCGCCTGCTGCTTCCGGTTCCACTACTTCATGTTCGGAGCTGGAGTGGACAGCCTGGTGGTGTCTGTGAAGCCAGCGTCGCTGCAAGTCGACGACATGTGGAACAGTTTTAGGTCCAA TTCCAGCAAATTTGAGATAACTGGCTCGCAGGGAACGCATTGGCTGGAGCACACAATCACCATCGACAAGATGCATGAGGACTTTCAGGTGGTGTTCACCGCCACGGATGCGAGGTCGCAATTCGGGGACATTGCCATCGATGACGTAAAGCTGATGACGGGCAGCGAATGTGGAGTGGGTGGAtacactaccaccaccaccaccagcaccacagAACCTGCATCTTCAGGGATGTCCAGCAGCGAGGAGCCACTGGTCTACGACATGATGAGCTGTTCGTTTCGCTGTGAATCCGTTAGTCCGGGAAGTCCACTTTTTTCCGTTGACGGTATTATCATGAGTTGCGGGTGTGACGATTCCTGTATTCTGAACAATAATTGTTGTCCCAACTACTTCGAAAAGTGTGTGAAGGGGTTGGACATAGGGTCAAATGTTATTCTGAACTCAGCGACCACATCAACTACCCCGAGATCGAGAAATACAACGACGAGCAAAGTATCAAGCATTTCTGTAACAACAACGAGAGGTTCCACAACTCCAAGGACGATTACAAATTCAACAACATTACCAAGAACTCAAATAAGTACTAAAAAGTTACTGACCACCCTGGAAACTTCAACAGGAAGAACAACACCCACAAGAAACCCAAGGTTGCCTGAACCTTCAACAGTTAGTAGCCAACACATAACAG AAACCACTACGACTGATCGGTCCAGAAAGGATTACCAGCAGGACAACGCAGGTCAGATGGACATGAGCATAAATGTGCCGCATCCAGCTTTAATAGTGATGTACCTGCTCATCGGCGTAATCCTGGTGATAGTTGTAGCCAATCTCAAGCAGCTATGTAAGATTCTTTCCAAGAGCTCGAGCCGTAATAACGAGAAGGTAGTCAGTTTCAAAAGGGCATTCGAGGGTCTGAGAAAGCCGAGGGGAATGTCCCAAAACTACACTGGCATGGATCAGCATTTGTGCAGTGCCCTCGACGAGGATTTGGATTACTTCGAGGACATGGACATGAACATACGCATGGTGACTGATTTATGA
- the LOC6530164 gene encoding 40S ribosomal protein S11 isoform X2 yields MADQQTERSFRKQHAVVVVRRKSPNLKKRPRFYRQIGLGFRAPAEAIDGTYIDKKCPWTGDVRIRGRILTGVVRKAKMQRTIVIRRDYLHFVRKYSRFEKRHRNMSVHCSPVFRDVEHGDIVTIGECRPLSKTVRFNVLKVSKGQGAKKSFKKY; encoded by the exons ATGGCTGATCAG CAAACCGAACGCTCGTTCCGCAAGCAACACGCGGTGGTCGTAGTGCGTCGCAAGAGCCCCAACTTGAAGAAAAGGCCCCGTTTCTACCGCCAAATTGGCCTGGGCTTCCGCGCTCCGGCGGAG GCCATCGATGGTACCTACATCGACAAGAAGTGCCCCTGGACCGGTGATGTGAGGATCCGTGGTCGCATTCTGACCGGCGTGGTCCGCAAGGCCAAGATGCAGCGCACCATTGTCATTCGGCGCGACTACCTGCACTTTGTGCGCAAATACAGTCGTTTCGAGAAGCGTCACCGCAACATGAGCGTCCACTGCTCTCCTGTTTTCAG AGATGTTGAGCATGGCGATATTGTCACCATTGGTGAGTGCCGTCCTCTGTCCAAGACTGTGCGCTTCAACGTCCTGAAAGTCAGCAAGGGTCAGGGAGCCAAGAAGAGCTTCAAGAAGTACTAG
- the LOC6530164 gene encoding 40S ribosomal protein S11 isoform X1, with translation MADQNERAFQKQFGVNLNRKVKPGITKKKLLRRSRDVGLGFKTPREAIDGTYIDKKCPWTGDVRIRGRILTGVVRKAKMQRTIVIRRDYLHFVRKYSRFEKRHRNMSVHCSPVFRDVEHGDIVTIGECRPLSKTVRFNVLKVSKGQGAKKSFKKY, from the exons ATGGCTGATCAG AACGAGCGCGCCTTCCAAAAACAATTCGGTGTCAACCTAAACCGCAAGGTCAAGCCCGGCATCACCAAGAAGAAGCTGCTGCGTCGCTCCCGCGATGTGGGACTCGGTTTCAAGACCCCCCGTGAG GCCATCGATGGTACCTACATCGACAAGAAGTGCCCCTGGACCGGTGATGTGAGGATCCGTGGTCGCATTCTGACCGGCGTGGTCCGCAAGGCCAAGATGCAGCGCACCATTGTCATTCGGCGCGACTACCTGCACTTTGTGCGCAAATACAGTCGTTTCGAGAAGCGTCACCGCAACATGAGCGTCCACTGCTCTCCTGTTTTCAG AGATGTTGAGCATGGCGATATTGTCACCATTGGTGAGTGCCGTCCTCTGTCCAAGACTGTGCGCTTCAACGTCCTGAAAGTCAGCAAGGGTCAGGGAGCCAAGAAGAGCTTCAAGAAGTACTAG
- the LOC6530168 gene encoding proteasome-associated protein ECM29 homolog, giving the protein METGPNAEIELLERVLLRLGNADSDEKLEAAVGKFLAPVILKINSPHNAVRTKVVEVLTHIKRRLSSRGQVQIPVEALLDQYAAQDSSTFLKNFAIIFIAMGFPRLAVEQQTALASKVVGCEDKLESYQDKLFALLLPVLADMKIPDDPAQRSKLLDLEDKPVIGANFLSLLQDVLLLPYGITQEQDVPPGLSPYSFKRIIAYNWRAEELEKVKKGIVRFLCASVFSDVQIFVPLVVASADTRFSVATPAIAELSKLCTMLDFSSPAVTAPLYTLFAGNQNKLTDRQTRPCCARVRQKLLQYLIKCRGKSINVTKGLQVIFDGLFGTNTNQKCKVLALQFVELVLRDGPRELVSKVSRVILTGITKVIGRDSNEPNDVQNTAYSALAQHARSFPQDVSQDLKLVLGYFNNLASCAPELHSSIREALVSMAPAFAWKTKEKSDAMEVDEDIDSSCVKLDGQQHLLLAMLLDNAESKVQIVQNVTSVFLTSCYPEYYAPARYLLLLIAGERNSLRENVTTYLYGTSKKDHVNYSMLSSIDQAKNRISSESISDFNHLSLEQRRVLLPSFEVMMSHVHEMADKRLKKNTSCVVVGRTKLPYSLEVYEELLDYLRLCLWYSAGVVAAPGDEKYAHELRKYITLHYEEKEDNALHQYVQFVQRSVEAKRSESNLICLYDLLNAAPELFAAKQLHLLEPLGNTLKDVSETMRINVAQVYGILWAFGLSDEKFDEEVGECLNSLTQKTLEHKHGWLLVVGHTFNRKIAMLKQENKTKDIAAWSQFVNAVKIISKSLCESQWLLVSAAVKCISMIGKAVEIPNVTVEIQVPSNDGDDDEEMTDYTSIDSSTKLVIFGVVFQLLRSSSVRQKIREESARCLGYLAIGDGEHFTKRNLEKFLTLTKIQKDAALNIAISEAIVNTLCGYDVNKGQPDEKFVNKHCNDGDFEQFLNSLIRLVTEPNPHSRQAISVWLLAVVKHCSQRPAVLAKKELLQFAFTELLSDDSEFVQDVASRGLGLVYSLSDSGSQSDLANSLLDQLIGGKRKVNQVSADTELFAEGMLGKTPTGGNITTYKELCSLASDLNQPDMIYQFMQLANHNATWTSKLGAAFGLKTLSAESRQKMQPYLGKIIPRLYRYKYDPTPKIQNSMISIWDTIVSDSKEVTERYYWEILRELLDNLTCKEWRVRIACCLAVRDLLKRPNGLKLRSEEHVRRVPTANSMDVDEVPEPELKELWFQLFRVMDDIHEGTRVTAHGTASFLGKLCVIASSSDHGKSGTAVASSTLPFLLETGVGHKVPEIRRVSIKTISDMIDSSGALIVPHLATLIPCLLRATGELENTKLSYVSTRLGADNEAQEAVDTLRAEAAKSHHTMETIGKCVRYIDYAVLEKMTPEVLELMKGSVNLGTKIGCAHFVCLISIRLGKEMTPLVGKYIRACFVGIKDRNATVRKYNASAIGHLLGLAKEQSIKSLFTKLDELYAEQPGNRSIALTIQSINKRHHELLKDYMDSMLPLIFFAMHEEPNEETKANVELWKELWIDVSPGDAGIRLNLNVIIPKLESSLTDASWSRKAQAANAIQTIATRLSSSLDEPDRLRLIKLLLSGLQGRTFEGKERLLQALAGLTKGLDRNHEICSSIIDAAMREARKREPVYRTKALASLGEILDQLEADRFEEVYNMSWNLLEKKELRKESDDEDEPSTSQELSADERNKRAQTLNRLKEVVWETLGKSWPRHSIETQHRYQLFFAENCTSILAESTRPVQVSLLAALTKYIERLHVFDESAQLPDLPQINQEKKIKTEAPAPKTREAIVEKICTDVLAAVALAAGVPHSGLKKEALNIILMLIKRLSGTKNQQPLSLIRRSFESNLEKFQRDSAPEIRCRIKDIEEKLSKLNPEN; this is encoded by the exons atggaaactggACCAAATGCAGAAATTG AGCTTCTGGAGCGCGTCCTGTTGCGTCTGGGAAATGCTGACTCGGATGAGAAGCTGGAAGCCGCTGTGGGCAAGTTCCTGGCCCCAGTGATTCTCAAAATAAACTCGCCCCACAATGCGGTGCGCACAAAG GTCGTAGAAGTGCTCACCCATATCAAAAGGCGTCTCTCGTCGCGGGGACAGGTGCAAATACCCGTGGAGGCACTGCTGGATCAGTATGCCGCCCAGGATAGCAGCACCTTCCTCAAGAACTTCGCCATCATATTTATTGCCATGGGTTTTCCGCGTCTTGCGGTGGAACAACAGACTGCGCTGGCCAGCAAAGTGGTGGGCTGCGAGGACAAGCTGGAGAGCTACCAGGACAAGCTATTCGCCCTACTGCTGCCCGTACTGGCGGACATGAAGATTCCCGATGACCCGGCGCAGCGCTCAAAGCTACTTGATCTTGAGGACAAGCCAGTCATCGGTGCCAACTTTCTGTCACTACTCCAGGATGTGCTCCTCCTGCCCTATGGCATCACCCAGGAGCAGGATGTTCCACCTGGCCTCAGTCCGTACAGTTTTAAGCGCATCATCGCCTACAACTGGCGGGCCGAGGAGCTGGAAAAAGTCAAGAAGGGAATAGTTCGCTTCCTGTGCGCTAGTGTGTTCAGTGATGTGCAAATCTTCGTGCCGCTGGTGGTGGCTTCCGCGGACACACGTTTCAGCGTAGCCACTCCAGCAATCGCAGAGCTGAGCAAGCTCTGTACAATGCTGGATTTCAGCAGCCCAGCGGTGACTGCTCCGTTGTACACTCTGTTCGCTGGCAACCAAAACAAGTTGACTGACCGCCAGACACGTCCTTGCTGCGCCCGTGTGCGCCAAAAATTGCTGCAGTATCTTATCAAGTGCCGTGGCAAAAGCATAAACGTGACCAAGGGCCTGCAGGTGATCTTCGATGGCTTGTTTGGGACAAACACCAACCAGAAGTGCAAGGTCCTGGCGCTACAGTTTGTAGAACTGGTCCTCAGAGA TGGCCCCCGCGAACTGGTCTCGAAGGTTTCCAGGGTAATCCTTACCGGCATCACCAAAGTTATTGGGCGGGACTCCAATGAACCGAATGATGTGCAAAATACAGCGTATTCCGCATTGGCGCAACACGCTCGCAGCTTTCCGCAAGACGTGAGCCAGGATTTGAAACTAGTCCTTGGGTACTTCAACAACCTGGCCAGCTGTGCACCAGAATTGCATTCGTCCATAAGGGAAGCATTGGTTTCGATGGCTCCCGCATTCGCTTGGAAGACAAAGGAGAAAAGCGATGCAATGGAGGTTGATGAAGACATCGATTCCTCATGCGTGAAGTTGGATGGCCAGCAGCACCTGCTATTGGCCATGCTGCTGGACAATGCAGAGTCCAAGGTGCAGATCGTGCAGAATGTAACCAGTGTTTTTCTCACCAGCTGTTATCCCGAGTATTATGCACCAGCCAGATACCTTTTGCTACTAATCGCGGGCGAGCG GAATTCCCTACGCGAGAATGTGACCACTTACTTGTACGGCACATCGAAGAAGGATCACGTAAATTACAGCATGCTCTCTTCCATCGATCAGGCCAAAAACCGCATAAGCAGCGAATCCATAAGTGACTTCAATCACCTGTCCCTGGAGCAGCGTAGAGTCCTGCTACCCAGCTTCGAGGTGATGATGTCGCACGTTCATGAGATGGCCGATAAACGCCTTAAGAAGAATACGTCCTGTGTGGTTGTAGGTCGTACAAAGCTGCCCTACAGCCTGGAGGTCTACGAAGAGCTTCTGGACTATCTGCGTCTATGCCTGTGGTACTCGGCTGGAGTGGTGGCCGCTCCCGGCGACGAGAAGTACGCCCACGAGCTGCGCAAGTACATAACCTTGCATTACGAGGAGAAGGAGGACAATGCACTGCATCAATATGTGCAGTTTGTACAGCGAAGCGTGGAGGCCAAGAGAA GCGAATCCAATCTCATCTGCCTATATGACTTGTTGAATGCCGCTCCGGAACTCTTTGCTGCTAAGCAGCTGCATCTGCTGGAACCACTTGGCAACACTTTGAAGGATGTCTCGGAGACTATGCGTATTAATGTGGCCCAGGTCTATGGTATTCTCTGGGCTTTTGGTCTCTCCGATGAAAAATTCGATGAAGAAGTGGGAGAATGTTTAAATAGCCTAACGCAAAAAACCTTGGAGCACAAGCATGGCTGGCTACTGGTGGTGGGTCACACCTTTAATCGCAAAATTGCTATGCTTAAGCAGGAGAATAAGACCAAGGACATTGCTGCTTGGTCGCAGTTTGTTAATGCGGTAAAAATAATCT CAAAATCCCTTTGTGAGTCCCAATGGTTGCTCGTGTCGGCAGCAGTGAAATGCATCTCCATGATCGGCAAGGCGGTGGAAATACCAAACGTTACGGTGGAGATCCAAGTTCCATCAAACGATGgagacgacgacgaggagatGACCGACTATACGAGCATAGATTCCTCCACCAAGCTGGTTATCTTTGGCGTCGTCTTTCAATTACTGCGAAGCTCTTCGGTGCGCCAGAAGATTCGTGAGGAGTCCGCCAGATGTCTCGGTTACCTGGCCATTGGCGATGGCGAACACTTCACAAAACGCAACCTGGAGAAGTTTCTCACCCTGAccaagattcaaaaggatgCTGCTCTAAACATAGCCATTTCGGAAGCGATCGTTAACACACTTTGTGGCTATGATGTAAACAAGGGGCAACCTGATGAGAAGTTTGTTAATAAGCACTGCAACGACGGCGATTTTGAGCAGTTCCTGAACTCGTTAATTCGTCTGGTCACCGAACCCAATCCGCATTCCCGTCAGGCAATTTCTGTGTGGCTTCTAGCTGTGGTGAAACACTGCAGCCAACGTCCAGCtgtcttggccaaaaaggagcTGTTGCAGTTCGCTTTTACCGAACTCCTTTCAGATGATAGTG AGTTTGTCCAAGACGTTGCTTCTCGTGGCCTGGGACTGGTCTACTCGCTATCCGATTCTGGAAGCCAAAGTGATTTGGCAAATTCGCTGTTGGATCAACTAATTGGGGGAAAACGCAAAGTCAATCAGGTATCCGCAGACACTGAACTGTTTGCCGAAGGAATGCTGGGGAAAACCCCAACGGGCGGAAACATCACCACCTACAAGGAGCTTTGTTCCCTGGCATCCGATCTCAACCAGCCGGACATGATCTATCAGTTCATGCAACTGGCCAATCATAATGCCACTTGGACCAGCAAACTGGGTGCTGCTTTTGGATTGAAAACACTCTCTGCGGAATCCAGACAGAAGATGCAGCCATATCTGGGCAAGATCATTCCTCGCCTCTACCGGTACAAGTATGATCCCACTCCCAAGATTCAGAACTCGATGATCTCCATCTGGGACACAATTGTGAGTGACTCGAAAGAGGTGACCGAGCGTTACTACTGGGAAATACTGCGCGAGCTGCTGGACAATCTCACTTGCAAGGAGTGGCGAGTGCGAATCGCGTGCTGCTTGGCAGTAAGAGATCTCTTAAAGCGTCCCAACGGCCTTAAGCTACGCTCGGAGGAGCACGTTCGTCGGGTTCCCACCGCTAACagtatggatgtggatgaggtgCCTGAGCCGGAACTCAAAGAGCTTTGGTTCCAATTGTTTCGTGTGATGGATGACATTCATGAGGGCACAAGGGTCACTGCCCACGGAACTGCTTCGTTCCTCGGCAAATTGTGTGTCATCGCCTCGTCATCGGACCATGGCAAATCCGGGACAGCCGTAGCATCATCGACATTGCCGTTTCTTCTAGAAACCGGAGTTGGTCACAAGGTACCCGAGATACGCAGAGTTAGCATCAAGACCATCTCCGACATGATAGATTCCTCAGGAGCGCTCATTGTCCCGCACCTCGCCACCCTAATTCCCTGCCTGCTACGAGCCACTGGCGAGCTGGAGAACACTAAGCTCTCCTACGTATCCACTCGCTTGGGGGCCGACAACGAGGCCCAGGAGGCGGTGGATACATTACGAGCGGAGGCTGCTAAGTCACATCATACCATGGAAACCATTGGGAAGTGTGTCCGCTATATCGATTATGCCGTTTTGGAGAAGATGACTCCCGAAGTGTTGGAGCTAATGAAGGGCAGTGTTAACCTCGGAACCAAGATCGGCTGTGCACATTTTGTGTGTCTG ATTAGCATCCGCTTAGGCAAGGAGATGACACCTTTGGTGGGAAAGTACATTCGTGCCTGCTTTGTGGGGATCAAGGATCGCAACGCCACCGTACGCAAGTACAACGCAAGTGCCATTGGCCACCTGTTGGGCTTGGCCAAAGAGCAGTCGATCAAAAGTCTTTTCACTAAGCTGGACGAACTGTATGCAGAACAGCCAGGAAATCGCTCTATTGCACTTACTATTCAGTCCATCAACAAGCGTCACCATGAACTGCTCAAGGACTACATGGACAGTATGTTGCCGCTGATCTTCTTTGCCATGCATGAAGAGCCCAATGAAGAGACGAAAGCTAATGTTGAGCTGTGGAAGGAATTGTGGATCGACGTTAGTCCGGGGGATGCCGGCATCCGACTCAATCTAAATGTGATCATACCCAAACTGGAGTCATCTCTCACCGATGCAAGCTGGTCGCGAAAAGCCCAGGCAGCGAATGCGATCCAGACAATTGCCACTCGCCTAAGTAGCTCCTTGGATGAACCCGACCGATTAAGGCTCATCAAACTCCTCCTAAGCGGTCTGCAGGGACGCACTTTCGAGGGCAAAGAGCGGCTGTTGCAAGCGCTGGCCGGACTTACAAAGGGATTGGATCGGAATCATGAAATCTGTTCCAGCATTATCGACGCGGCCATGAGGGAAGCAAGAAAGCGGGAACCCGTTTATCGCACCAAGGCATTGGCTTCTCTTGGCGAAATTCTGGATCAACTGGAAGCGGATCGTTTTGAAGAAGTGTACAATATGAGCTGGAACCTGCTGGAAAAGAAGGAGCTGCGCAAGGAGTCggacgacgaggacgagcCCAGCACCAGCCAGGAACTGTCTGCCGACGAGCGCAACAAGAGAGCTCAAACACTCAATCGACTGAAGGAGGTTGTCTGGGAGACGTTGGGTAAATCCTGGCCGCGCCACTCCATCGAGACGCAGCACCGCTATCAACTCTTTTTTGCTGAAAACTGCACCAGCATTCTGGCGGAGAGCACTCGCCCAGTACAGGTCAGTCTACTAGCAGCACTCACAAAGTACATCGAGCGGCTCCATGTCTTCGATGAGTCTGCCCAATTGCCAGATCTGCCGCAGATAAACCAGGAAAAGAAGATCAAGACGGAGGCTCCGGCTCCAAAAACCCGAGAGGCAATCGTCGAGAAGATTTGCACAGATGTTTTGGCTGCAGTGGCTCTAGCCGCTGGGGTTCCTCATTCCGGTTTGAAAAAGGAGGCCCTCAACATCATTCTTATGCTGATCAAGCGACTGAGTGGAACCAAGAACCAGCAGCCACTGAGTTTGATCAGGCGAAGCTTTGAATCGAATTTGGAAAAGTTCCAGCGCGATTCGGCGCCAGAAATCCGGTGTCGTATCAAGGACATCGAAGAAAAGCTAAGCAAGTTGAATCCAGAGAATTAA
- the LOC6530169 gene encoding probable cytochrome P450 6t3, with the protein MLLLWLLLLTIVSLNFWLRHKYDYFRSRGIPYLAPSSWSPMGNLGQLLFLRISFGDLFRQLYADPRNGQAKIVGFFIFQTPALMVRDPELIRLVLIKNFNSFLNRYESADAGDPMGALTLPLAKYHQWKESRQCMSQLFTSGRMRDVMYGQMLNVAIDLENYLNRKLGDRLERVLPLGRMCQLYTTDVTGNLFYSLNVGGLRRGRSELLTKTKELFNTNPRKVLDFMSVFFLPKWTNLLKPKVFTEDYARYMRHLVEDHKEPTKGDLINQLQHFQLSRSSNHYSQHPDFVSSQAGIILLAGFETSSALMGFTLYELAKAPDIQDRLRRELREVFNSSATLSYDTLMALPYLKMVCLEALRLYPAAAFVNRECTSSAPEGFTLQPHVDFVVPPGMPAYISILGLHRDERYWPEPGLFNPERFAPERFKHIHPMTYIPFGAGPHGCIGSRLGVLQLKLGIAHILKQYWVEVCERTVSEIRFNPKSFMLESQDEIYLRFCSSNL; encoded by the exons ATGCTGCTCctctggctgctgttgctcaCTATTGTGTCGCTAAATTTTTGGTTGAGGCACAAGTACGACTACTTTAGGAGCCGCGGGATTCCGTACTTGGCACCCTCCTCCTGGTCACCAATGGGCAATCTGGGGCAACTCCTCTTTCTGCGTATTTCTTTCGGCGATCTCTTTCGGCAGCTCTACGCAGATCCCCGAAATGGCCAGGCGAAGATCGTTGGCTTCTTTATCTTTCAAACGCCGGCCCTTATGGTTCGAGATCCGGAGCTGATCCGCCTGGTGTTGATCAAGAATTTCAACAGCTTCCTCAACCGATACGAGTCGGCGGACGCTGGAGATCCCATGGGTGCACTGACGCTGCCGCTGGCCAAGTACCATCAGTGGAAAGAGAGTCGGCAGTGCATGTCCCAGCTCTTCACCAGCGGCCGTATGCGGGATGTAATGTATGGCCAAATGTTGAATGTGGCAATTGACCTGGAGAACTACCTCAATAGGAAGCTGGGTGATCGGCTGGAGCGTGTCCTCCCATTGGGAAGAATGTGCCAGTTGTATACCACCGACGTGACGGGAAATCTCTTCTATAGTCTGAATGTCGGCGGATTGCGTCGTGGGCGGTCTGAGCTGCTTACGAAAACCAAAGAACTATTTAACACCAATCCCCGCAAGGTTCTGGACTTCATGAGTGTGTTTTTTCTGCCCAAGTGGACAAATCTGCTCAAGCCAAAAGTTTTTACCGAAGACTATGCGCGGTATATGAGGCACTTGGTGGAGGATCACAAAGAGCCCACGAAGGGAGATCTCATCAATCAACTGCAGCACTTTCAGTTGAGCCGCTCATCCAACCACTATTCCCAACATCCGGATTTTGTTTCCTCCCAGGCAGGGATTATTCTGCTGGCCGGATTTGAAACCTCCTCGGCTCTGATGGGATTCACTCTCTATGAACTGGCCAAGGCACCGGATATTCAAGACCGACTGAGGAGGGAGCTAAGGGAAGTCTTTAACTCCAGTGCTACCCTAAGCTATGACACACTGATGGCGCTACCCTACCTCAAGATGGTGTGCTTGGAGGCACTGCGTCTCTATCCGGCTGCTGCCTTCGTCAACAGAGAGTGCACCAGTTCGGCACCCGAGGGATTCACTCTGCAGCCGCATGTGGATTTCGTAGTGCCACCAGGAATGCCAGCGTACATCTCGATTCTCGGTCTCCACCGTGATGAAAGG TATTGGCCGGAACCCGGCCTCTTTAATCCCGAGAGATTTGCTCCAGAGCGCTTTAAGCACATTCACCCGATGACCTACATACCTTTTGGAGCTGGCCCACATGGCTGTATTGGTAGTCGTCTGGGCGTTCTACAACTGAAACTGGGTATAGCCCacattttaaaacaatattggGTTGAGGTTTGTGAGCGAACAGTCTCAGAGATTCGCTTTAATCCAAAGTCCTTCATGTTGGAGTCTCAGGATGAGATTTACTTACGATTCTGCAGCAGTAATTTGTAG